In a single window of the Nicotiana tomentosiformis chromosome 8, ASM39032v3, whole genome shotgun sequence genome:
- the LOC138898122 gene encoding uncharacterized protein has product MDLHECFDKVNDTRCYNFHKEIATLSQGTSSIFVYYSKLKDPWHESESIVPTPDCECVKSNEFVVHLRKQKVYQFLMGLNDFYSQARRKILMMKPLPSVNQSYAMLMSDESQRAVAASAGVLGPSPTMDAHLCDSTELYSVKPNFNQKFRKNYNIKCEFCKMKGHNKKKYYKIIGYLPDYKFKMKGGAGAYNAMIEPRYTMHMYSNYASQNIPIHPLHAH; this is encoded by the coding sequence ATGGATCTACATGAGTGCTTTGATAAGGTGAATGACACTCGTTGCTACAATTTTCACAAGGAAATTGCTACCTTGAGTCAAGGTACTTCTTCTATTTTTGTCTATTATTCAAAGCTCAAGGATCCGTGGCACGAGTCTGAGTCTATAGTACCCACTCCTGACTGTGAATGTGTCAAGTCAAATGAATTTGTAGTGCACCTACGAAAACAAAAGGTGTACCAATTTCTAATGGGCTTGAATGACTTCTACTCCCAAGCTCGTAGAAAAATCCTTATGATGAAGCCTCTACCTTCAGTGAATCAATCATATGCTATGCTCATGAGTGATGAAAGTCAAAGAGCTGTAGCTGCTTCTGCTGGAGTATTAGGACCTTCTCCCACTATGGATGCACATCTTTGTGACTCCACTGAACTATATAGTGTTAAGCCTAATTTCAACCAAAAATTTAGGAAGAATTATAACATTAAGTGTGAGTTTTGCAAGATGAAGGGCCACAATAAGAAAAAGTACTACAAAATAATAGGTTATTTACCAGATTATAAGTTCAAAATGAAAGGGGGAGCTGGTGCTTACAATGCAATGATAGAACCTAGGTACACTATGCATATGTACTCTAACTATGCCTCTCAGAACATACCAATACATCCTTTGCATGCACACTAA
- the LOC138898123 gene encoding uncharacterized mitochondrial protein AtMg00820-like: MKYFVSLPGHKSVPYSIANYVSYDGISPKYHAYLVAFFTIPEPTTFEEVVQDPRWVDTMQDEITALESNHTWDVVSLPEGKVFIGCKWIYKVKYKATEEVKRFKARLMAKRYNQQERIDYQETFSPVVKMVTVRTILVIVAYEHCHIHQMDVYNVFSRGLA; this comes from the coding sequence ATGAAATACTTTGTGTCACTGCCAGGGCACAAGTCTGTTCCTTATTCTATTGCCAATTATGTGTCTTATGATGGAATATCACCTAAGTATCATGCATATCTGGTTGCCTTTTTCACTATTCCGGAGCCTACAACCTTCGAAGAGGTTGTTCAAGATCCTAGGTGGGTAGATACTATGCAGGATGAAATTACTGCCTTAGAATCTAATCATACCTGGGATGTGGTCTCTTTACCTGAAGGCAAGGTATTTATTGGTTGCAAGTGGATTTACAAAGTGAAGTACAAAGCTACAGAAGAGGTGAAAAGGTTTAAAGCCAGGCTTATGGCCAAAAGATACAACCAACAGGAACGCATTGATTATCAGGAGACATTTAGCCCAGTGGTCAAGATGGTTACTGTCAGAACAATCCTAGTCATTGTTGCCTATGAACATTGTCACATTCATCAGATGGATGTGTACAATGTTTTTTCAAGGGGACTTGCATGA
- the LOC138898124 gene encoding uncharacterized mitochondrial protein AtMg00810-like yields MHQRKYTLELISELGLGAAKPAVTPIEANLMLTTKEYDEHTGSPNATTGDEVLTDISKYQRLLGKLLYLTVIRPDIAFSVQTLSQLMQKPKRSHMDVAQRIVRYVKGQP; encoded by the coding sequence ATGCACCAGAGGAAATATACACTAGAGCTAATTTCTGAGCTTGGGCTGGGAGCTGCAAAACCTGCAGTAACACCTATTGAGGCCAACCTCATGTTAACCACCAAAGAATATGATGAGCACACTGGCAGTCCTAATGCAACAACTGGTGATGAAGTCTTAACAGACATCAGCAAGTACCAAAGATTACTAGGGAAGCTACTCTACTTGACTGTCATAAGACCAGATATAGCTTTTAGTGTTCAGACACTAAGCCAGTTAATGCAGAAACCAAAAAGGTCACATATGGACGTTGCTCAAAGGATAGTCAGATATGTGAAGGGTCAGCCATGA